CCTGTCCTCTCAGTTGTCTGTAGACTGTAATGTAGTCCCTCCCTCTTTACAGGTGAATGCCCTGGATGGTTATAACCGGACAGCCCTCCACTATGCAGCCGAGAAGGATGAGGCTTGTGTGGAGGTCCTGTTGGAATACGGTGCAAACCCCAATGCACTGGATGGCAACCGAGACACCCCACTTCACTGGGCAGCCTTTAAGAACAATGCTGAGTGTGTGCGGGCCCTTCTGGAGAGCGGCGCCTCAGTCAATGCCCTGGATTACAACAATGATACCCCACTCAGCTGGGCTGCCATGAAGGGAAATCTTGAGAGTGTCAGCATCCTTCTTGATTATGGTGCAGAAGTCAGAGTCATCAACCTAAAAGGCCAGACACCCATCTCCCGCCTGGTGGCTCTACTAGTCAGGGGACTTGGAACGGAGAAAGAGGACTCTTGCTTTGAGCTCCTCCACAGGGCTGTCGGACACTTTGAATTAAGGAAAAATGGCACCATGCCACGAGAAGTGGCCAAAGACCAGCAGCTGTGTGAAAAACTGACTGTTCTGTGCTCAGCCCCAGGGACTCTAAAAACACTCTCTC
The Vicugna pacos chromosome 12, VicPac4, whole genome shotgun sequence DNA segment above includes these coding regions:
- the ASB8 gene encoding ankyrin repeat and SOCS box protein 8; this encodes MSSSMWYIMQSIQSKYSLSERLIRTIAAIRSFPHDNVEDLIRGGADVNCTHGTLKPLHCACMVSDADCVELLLEKGAEVNALDGYNRTALHYAAEKDEACVEVLLEYGANPNALDGNRDTPLHWAAFKNNAECVRALLESGASVNALDYNNDTPLSWAAMKGNLESVSILLDYGAEVRVINLKGQTPISRLVALLVRGLGTEKEDSCFELLHRAVGHFELRKNGTMPREVAKDQQLCEKLTVLCSAPGTLKTLSRYAVRRSLGLQYLPDAVKGLPLPASLKEYLLLVE